Proteins co-encoded in one Larimichthys crocea isolate SSNF unplaced genomic scaffold, L_crocea_2.0 scaffold357, whole genome shotgun sequence genomic window:
- the LOC113744998 gene encoding low affinity immunoglobulin gamma Fc region receptor II-c-like, protein MEATALHIRLSCSSLASPVMTVLLLLAAEVDFSYSQKADAGFPQVVPNSQQHFQYEPFVVSCEGLEGLTGWRVMKKVKGIVQTCAFSWSTSQGPCTIENAFPADTGEYWCEMGGGKKSKTVNITVTAGSVILESPVHPVMEGDAVTLLCRMKPAFPNLTADFFKDRYLMKSSSAGNLTFTSVSRSNEGLYKCRISGAESPESWLHVRAQTIITPAPVDEDPQALQLSLLLWIRLGVFLFLVTLLLLIGLLRCRKQQTSTNVRGY, encoded by the exons CGTGCAGCTCTCTCGCCTCTCCAGTGATGACTGTTCTGTTGCTACTGGCTGCAGAAGTTGACTTCAGTTATTCTCAAAAAGCTG ATGCAGGTTTTCCTCAGGTCGTTCCCAACAGTCAGCAGCACTTTCAATATGAGCCCTTTGTTGTGAGCTGTGAGGGACTGGAGGGGTTGACTGGATGGAGAGTGATGAAGAAGGTGAAGGGAATTGTTCAAACATGTGCTTTTAGCTGGTCGACATCACAGGGACCCTGTACAATCGAAAATGCCTTTCCAGCTGACACTGGAGAATACTGGTGTGAAatgggaggagggaagaaaagcaAGACTGtcaacatcactgtcactg CTGGTTCTGTGATCCTGGAGAGTCCCGTGCATCCTGTGATGGAAGGAGACGCTGTGACTCTGCTCTGCAGGATGAAGCCGGCGTTCCCCAACCTCACCGCTGATTTCTTTAAAGACAGATATCTGATGAAGAGCAGCTCTGCAGGAAACCTCACCTTCACCAGCGTCTCCAGGTCTAATGAAGGACTCTACAAGTGCAGAATCTCTGGCGCTGAATCACCGGAGAGCTGGCTGCATGTCAGAG CACAAACTATTATCACTCCAGCTCCGGTTGATGAAGATCCACAGgcccttcagctctctctgctgctctggatTCGCctgggtgtttttcttttcttggtgactctgctgctgctgatcgGATTACTGCGATGTAGGAAACAGCAAACATCAACAAACGTCAGAG GTTACTGA